A window of Chitinophaga sp. MM2321 contains these coding sequences:
- a CDS encoding SusC/RagA family TonB-linked outer membrane protein, producing the protein MNNTIHTDAAAFSFFNRKMPVLTQRQIQFIIAMKMFLILLAISLRVSAAAYSQEITLSLEKAPLRDVMKSIRQQTGYQFLFKSSYLKEAKPVTIDLQKESVKDVLEKIFSEQPFSYTIENKVIIIQPKIDKKKDDKFTPESILDEEKQIIIKGKVINEKNEPLIGVNVRVKNGTVGTTTNQNGEYSITAGPDETLVFSYIGYLTLEKNINQQNELNIILIQKDNQLDQVQIIGYGTTTRRLSTGNIGTITSKEIQDQPVGNPLLAMQGRIPGVFINQNSGLPGGGITVRVQGLNSIGQGNDPLYIIDGVPYNSQRLPNLASQLGNSGGVAAPGQDIPSGNPLSYLNPGDIESIDVLKDADATAIYGSRAANGAILITTKRGKPGKTIFDFTTQQGYGKVASKLNLMNRQQYLEMRKEAYKNDDLPIPTSETIPDPSNYDLTVWDTTRNTNWQKELIGGTAKYSNYQLAISGGNEQTTFRISGTYNRQTTVFQNDLNDSKAAIGFNLNHTTNDQRFRTQFSINYLNDDNRLPAIDQTRTAIIIPPIAPKIFNEDGSLNWQRIASGTDSVSTWANPLSMIQSRYKNKTNNLTGNLLMSYKVLEGLEIKGSFGYNFANNKEVVTYPLTINAPELQSISQRYANYGYGNMSSWIFEPQITYNKELKKSKIDLLVGGTLRKDMTDNLLLQGSGYISDLVLEDIRSASSLNTNSTINSIYKYIGIFGRINYNYDEKYIINLSGRRDGTSRFGSNNKFHNFGSIGVAWLFSNENFIKEMLSFISYGKLRASIGTTGNDQIGDYQYMSLLNSPIGISMPYFGQRALIPNGHPNPSLAWELTKKIQLGIDIGFNNDHLIVGLTYLRNRSSNQLLSYQLPMTTGYPYVLRNFPATIENNGWEISINSTNLATNKFKWTSSFNVTIPKNKLIEFKNLETSVYSNTLIVGEPIGTVPAFKFAGVDQETGLYQFYDSKGTVTTSPSYITDRIYFYNPNPTLYGGVQNEFQFNNISIDFLFQFVKQDGQNYLTGNYPGAFYSDPTTTYGNQPTYVLDRWQVSKVNTVIQKYTTTQPVSDLYAQSSSLSFSNASYIRLKNVSISWQLLKQMKIKSVLRNSRIFLQGQNLITITNYNGLDPESRSIANLPPLKVYTMGIQLIL; encoded by the coding sequence ATGAATAATACTATTCATACCGATGCAGCTGCATTTTCTTTTTTCAACAGGAAAATGCCTGTACTCACCCAAAGACAAATTCAATTCATTATAGCCATGAAAATGTTTCTGATACTTCTGGCCATTTCTTTGAGGGTTTCCGCTGCGGCCTATTCGCAGGAAATTACTCTTTCGCTCGAAAAAGCACCCTTACGTGATGTGATGAAATCGATCAGGCAACAAACCGGGTATCAGTTTCTGTTCAAAAGCTCCTATCTTAAAGAAGCTAAGCCAGTAACGATTGACTTACAAAAAGAGAGTGTAAAGGATGTGTTGGAGAAGATTTTTTCGGAGCAACCATTTAGCTACACAATAGAAAATAAAGTCATCATCATACAACCCAAGATTGATAAAAAAAAAGATGACAAATTCACTCCTGAATCAATACTTGATGAGGAAAAACAAATCATCATAAAAGGGAAAGTTATAAACGAAAAAAACGAACCCCTAATTGGGGTGAATGTCAGAGTGAAAAATGGGACAGTTGGAACAACGACCAACCAGAATGGTGAATATTCCATAACCGCAGGGCCAGATGAGACCCTTGTTTTTAGTTATATCGGCTACCTAACACTTGAAAAAAACATCAACCAGCAAAATGAATTAAACATTATACTTATTCAAAAAGACAATCAGTTAGATCAAGTTCAAATTATTGGCTATGGCACGACCACACGCAGGTTGAGTACTGGGAACATTGGAACTATAACTTCAAAAGAAATCCAAGATCAACCCGTTGGGAACCCTTTACTCGCAATGCAAGGCAGGATACCGGGAGTATTTATTAATCAAAACTCCGGACTTCCAGGAGGTGGTATAACAGTTCGGGTTCAGGGCCTGAACTCGATAGGCCAAGGGAATGATCCATTATATATAATTGATGGAGTACCTTATAATTCACAACGGCTCCCAAATCTTGCTTCGCAATTGGGGAATTCAGGGGGAGTGGCAGCCCCGGGCCAGGACATACCTTCAGGCAATCCATTGAGCTATTTAAATCCTGGTGACATAGAAAGCATTGATGTCTTAAAAGACGCAGACGCGACAGCCATTTATGGCTCCCGTGCAGCAAATGGTGCTATTCTGATTACTACCAAACGAGGAAAACCTGGTAAGACAATTTTCGACTTTACAACTCAGCAGGGATATGGTAAAGTCGCAAGTAAGTTAAATTTAATGAATAGGCAGCAATATTTGGAAATGCGGAAAGAGGCATATAAAAATGATGATTTACCTATTCCTACATCAGAAACTATCCCTGACCCTTCAAACTATGACCTAACAGTTTGGGATACGACAAGAAATACCAATTGGCAAAAGGAACTTATTGGAGGAACTGCAAAATATTCTAATTATCAGTTGGCCATTTCAGGAGGAAACGAACAAACTACTTTTAGAATAAGTGGAACCTATAATAGACAAACTACAGTATTTCAAAATGATTTAAATGATTCAAAAGCCGCTATTGGATTCAATTTGAACCATACCACTAATGATCAAAGGTTCAGGACTCAATTTTCAATAAACTATTTAAATGATGACAACCGATTACCAGCTATAGACCAGACAAGAACTGCCATTATCATTCCACCAATTGCACCAAAGATTTTTAATGAAGATGGTAGCTTAAACTGGCAGCGAATCGCTTCAGGAACAGATAGCGTCTCCACTTGGGCAAATCCACTATCAATGATACAAAGTAGGTACAAAAATAAAACTAATAATCTAACAGGGAATCTGTTAATGAGTTATAAAGTACTTGAAGGTTTAGAGATCAAAGGAAGTTTTGGTTATAATTTTGCAAATAATAAAGAGGTTGTTACCTATCCCCTAACGATTAATGCCCCAGAACTTCAATCTATATCCCAACGATATGCGAATTATGGTTATGGCAATATGTCTTCTTGGATATTTGAGCCTCAAATCACATATAATAAGGAGCTCAAAAAGTCTAAAATAGATCTACTAGTTGGTGGAACATTACGTAAAGACATGACTGACAATTTATTGCTCCAGGGTTCTGGCTATATAAGCGACTTGGTTTTGGAAGATATTCGGTCTGCATCATCTTTAAATACCAATTCAACGATTAATTCCATTTATAAATATATAGGAATATTCGGAAGAATAAACTATAACTATGATGAAAAATATATCATTAATCTTAGTGGCAGAAGAGATGGCACCAGTCGTTTCGGATCGAATAACAAATTTCACAACTTTGGTTCTATTGGAGTTGCCTGGCTTTTTAGTAATGAAAATTTCATAAAGGAGATGTTATCTTTTATAAGTTATGGAAAACTAAGAGCGAGTATTGGTACAACAGGAAACGATCAGATAGGGGACTACCAATATATGAGTTTGCTTAATTCACCAATTGGAATTAGTATGCCTTATTTTGGTCAGCGGGCATTAATCCCCAATGGTCACCCAAATCCATCTCTTGCTTGGGAACTTACCAAAAAAATTCAACTAGGAATAGATATTGGCTTTAATAATGACCATTTAATAGTCGGACTTACGTACTTAAGAAATAGATCATCAAACCAACTATTGAGTTATCAACTGCCGATGACTACAGGTTATCCTTATGTACTAAGAAATTTTCCAGCGACCATAGAGAATAATGGTTGGGAAATCAGTATTAATTCAACTAATCTAGCTACAAACAAATTTAAGTGGACTTCTTCATTCAATGTTACTATTCCAAAAAACAAACTAATTGAATTTAAAAACCTAGAAACATCTGTTTATTCAAATACATTAATTGTCGGAGAACCTATTGGTACTGTCCCAGCGTTTAAATTCGCTGGTGTAGACCAGGAAACAGGACTTTATCAATTTTACGACTCAAAAGGAACAGTTACCACTTCACCTTCATACATCACTGATAGAATATACTTCTATAATCCTAATCCTACACTCTATGGAGGTGTACAAAATGAATTTCAGTTCAACAATATATCAATAGATTTTTTGTTTCAGTTCGTTAAACAGGATGGCCAAAATTATCTAACAGGGAATTATCCGGGGGCATTCTATTCAGATCCTACGACAACCTACGGAAATCAACCAACATATGTATTAGATAGATGGCAAGTTTCAAAAGTTAATACGGTAATCCAGAAATATACTACGACCCAACCAGTTTCAGATCTATATGCCCAGTCAAGTAGCTTATCCTTTTCTAATGCAAGCTATATCAGACTAAAAAATGTATCTATTTCCTGGCAATTATTGAAACAAATGAAAATAAAGTCAGTACTAAGAAATAGTAGAATTTTCCTTCAAGGACAAAATTTAATAACAATCACAAACTATAACGGGTTAGATCCAGAAAGTCGATCAATAGCAAATTTACCCCCACTTAAAGTATACACTATGGGGATTCAATTAATATTATAA
- a CDS encoding FecR domain-containing protein — translation MEKEEALALIARYRNGTCTPEEKLLVESWYLEMAKTESMPEGQPDFEQINESIWNALIDHDARLIHRKNKRTIPFTPLKIAAAVLGFVLAAGTIWWFLNPVIIPDVPQLAATDIGPASNKAILTLANGQQITLDSLHQGELSKLAGLSIQQSKNGKVTYTITKSTITKSDETTGEQLNTISTPKGGQYEIVLEDGTHVWLNADSKITFPQSFTKLKERKVELIGEAYFEVTKNPTKPFTIQSNEQLVTVTGTHLNVCCYPKSENMQTTLAEGSVVVSLPKTGAHINLSPGKQAIVTSHEILVKQVNPDDIIAWKDGLFVFVQTPLQQVLREISRWYNVEVDYSNMPQISFDGEISRKIPLSEVLRSIEISSNIKLKMEGRRIMIN, via the coding sequence ATGGAAAAAGAAGAAGCACTAGCATTAATCGCACGTTACCGTAATGGAACCTGCACACCGGAAGAGAAGCTACTGGTCGAGAGCTGGTACCTGGAGATGGCAAAGACTGAGTCCATGCCGGAAGGCCAGCCCGATTTTGAGCAGATTAATGAAAGCATCTGGAATGCACTTATAGATCATGATGCCCGTCTTATTCATAGAAAAAACAAAAGGACCATTCCATTTACCCCGTTAAAGATAGCCGCTGCCGTGCTGGGATTTGTTTTAGCAGCCGGCACGATTTGGTGGTTTCTAAATCCGGTAATTATACCCGACGTACCACAACTCGCTGCAACCGATATAGGGCCTGCCAGTAATAAAGCTATCCTCACCCTTGCAAATGGACAGCAAATCACCTTGGACAGTCTCCACCAGGGTGAACTCTCCAAATTAGCAGGTCTCAGCATTCAACAATCTAAAAATGGAAAGGTTACCTATACCATAACCAAATCTACTATAACCAAATCCGATGAGACAACTGGAGAACAATTGAATACGATCAGTACGCCTAAAGGAGGCCAATATGAAATTGTACTAGAAGACGGTACACACGTCTGGCTGAATGCCGATTCAAAAATCACTTTCCCCCAAAGTTTTACCAAACTAAAAGAAAGGAAGGTAGAACTGATTGGAGAAGCCTATTTCGAAGTAACGAAGAATCCTACAAAACCCTTCACAATTCAGAGTAATGAACAATTGGTAACCGTAACCGGCACACATCTCAATGTATGCTGCTATCCTAAATCTGAAAACATGCAAACTACGCTCGCTGAAGGAAGCGTCGTGGTTTCCCTACCCAAAACCGGGGCACACATAAACCTCTCTCCCGGAAAACAAGCGATAGTTACATCACATGAAATCCTGGTTAAGCAAGTCAATCCAGACGATATCATTGCCTGGAAGGACGGGCTATTCGTTTTCGTCCAAACCCCATTGCAGCAAGTGTTACGAGAAATTAGCCGATGGTACAACGTTGAGGTTGATTACAGCAATATGCCGCAAATAAGTTTCGATGGTGAAATCTCCCGTAAGATTCCGCTATCCGAAGTTTTGAGGTCAATTGAAATCAGCAGCAACATCAAATTAAAGATGGAAGGAAGGAGGATCATGATCAACTAA
- a CDS encoding RNA polymerase sigma-70 factor, with protein MYHVLTDKELLTAYNNGDATAFKEIYDRYWGLLFNHARRMLKDQDLASDAVQDVFMMLLSKSRQVDQVKSVPGFLYGCMRNRIINDMAHEKVKDNYVRFLQHYSLNDFTNIEEEIFETREDIERELHERIEAEISLLPPKMRAAFELAKKEHLSYKEIAIKTGTSEGTVKKHIYTALRILRNKLNILLPGSFFL; from the coding sequence ATGTATCATGTATTGACGGATAAAGAACTACTTACCGCTTACAACAACGGGGATGCTACCGCTTTTAAGGAAATATACGACAGGTATTGGGGCCTGTTGTTTAACCATGCCCGAAGGATGCTTAAAGATCAGGATCTGGCAAGCGATGCCGTTCAGGATGTGTTTATGATGCTGCTCTCTAAATCCCGGCAGGTTGATCAGGTCAAATCCGTTCCCGGTTTTTTATATGGCTGTATGCGTAACAGGATCATTAATGACATGGCGCATGAAAAAGTAAAGGACAACTATGTCAGGTTTCTCCAGCACTATAGCCTGAATGACTTTACAAACATCGAAGAAGAGATTTTCGAAACCCGGGAAGATATAGAAAGGGAACTGCACGAACGCATTGAAGCGGAGATCTCCCTCCTGCCGCCAAAGATGCGAGCCGCATTTGAGCTTGCAAAAAAAGAACACCTCAGTTATAAGGAAATTGCCATAAAAACCGGTACGAGTGAAGGAACCGTCAAGAAACATATCTATACTGCCCTGCGTATTCTCCGTAACAAACTGAACATTTTACTCCCAGGTTCATTTTTTCTATAA
- a CDS encoding polysaccharide pyruvyl transferase family protein, protein MNRKHFIQQAAALTSGALLIPHILLANSKSNPVILLVSGWQDVNIGDIAHTPGLLHVLQTFIPKAKIILWKKSRGEEVAKMLHRDFPKVKIIYGDVDADRNVDNPEVQEAFKTADIMIHGSGPAVVGQNNLEAWVKYSNKPFGIYGTTIQFINDHLKTLLRKASFIYTRETASIKKLQEAGITGEHISFAPDATFYMDIQDKTKAGKFLTENKLEPQKFICVIPRLRVTPYYQFRPNNAGWTDEKIKKTNELNESKKEVDHAKLREAMIAWVRETGNKVLVCPEMTYQVGIMDELLINPLPDDVKPHIIKRGYWMPDEAASVYAKAHSVLSFECHSPIIAAANGIPFFYLRQPEDTIKGQMYYDLGFDDWVFEIEQTSGKQIAARLREVWQNYGQAKSKVATVMKRIDKIYADGTDFVKEEIKKS, encoded by the coding sequence ATGAACAGGAAACACTTCATACAACAAGCGGCGGCCCTTACATCAGGCGCCCTTTTAATACCTCATATACTGTTAGCAAATAGTAAATCAAATCCGGTTATCCTCCTCGTTTCAGGATGGCAGGATGTAAATATAGGAGACATCGCACACACACCCGGATTGCTGCATGTGCTGCAAACATTCATTCCAAAAGCAAAAATAATTTTGTGGAAGAAAAGCCGCGGAGAAGAAGTAGCAAAAATGCTCCACCGGGATTTCCCCAAAGTAAAAATCATTTATGGAGATGTAGATGCTGATAGAAATGTAGATAACCCTGAAGTACAGGAAGCATTCAAAACGGCAGATATAATGATCCACGGTTCAGGGCCCGCAGTAGTAGGACAAAACAACCTGGAAGCCTGGGTGAAATATTCAAACAAACCATTTGGTATTTACGGAACCACCATACAGTTTATCAATGATCATCTCAAAACCCTGCTCAGGAAAGCATCGTTTATATATACCCGTGAAACAGCTTCCATAAAGAAGCTTCAGGAGGCTGGCATCACCGGAGAACATATATCCTTTGCACCGGATGCTACGTTTTATATGGATATCCAGGATAAAACCAAAGCCGGTAAATTTCTGACAGAAAATAAACTGGAACCGCAAAAGTTTATCTGTGTTATCCCCCGTTTAAGGGTAACGCCCTATTACCAGTTCAGACCCAATAATGCGGGATGGACAGATGAAAAAATCAAAAAGACAAATGAACTAAATGAGAGCAAAAAAGAGGTGGATCATGCCAAGCTGCGCGAAGCCATGATTGCCTGGGTACGTGAAACGGGAAATAAAGTGCTGGTATGCCCTGAAATGACCTACCAGGTAGGTATTATGGACGAGCTATTAATCAATCCGCTACCGGATGATGTAAAACCGCACATCATCAAACGCGGTTACTGGATGCCGGATGAAGCAGCCTCGGTATATGCAAAAGCGCATTCAGTCCTCAGTTTTGAATGTCACTCCCCTATTATCGCAGCAGCCAATGGCATCCCGTTTTTTTATCTGAGGCAACCGGAAGATACCATCAAGGGGCAAATGTATTATGATCTGGGCTTTGATGACTGGGTTTTTGAAATTGAACAAACCAGTGGAAAGCAGATTGCAGCAAGGTTACGGGAGGTATGGCAAAACTACGGTCAGGCCAAAAGTAAAGTAGCTACTGTGATGAAAAGGATAGACAAGATATATGCAGATGGGACAGATTTTGTAAAAGAGGAAATTAAAAAAAGCTGA
- a CDS encoding RagB/SusD family nutrient uptake outer membrane protein encodes MGSCKDSFLDELPLDRFSPEVLLVDSAGFETTQAALYYAARQEVTLGGVNFDYMNLGTDICDWGRPDSRGFKDYTLLNSEYDPVNTYWNWGYKDMIRQTNLILDNLEDPRARLSATAKAAFSGQAKFFRAYAYNVLVNLYGGVPIVDHQITEPKFDFQRATKVEVLQFIRKDLEEAGSELPVTANESNGRIYKAAAYHLLAEVYISLGIETGDASFYDQAIAAASKVINGEVGDYKLMTARFGDLTREGDVFSDLFWTNQQNRSSGNLEVIWALQFESFTIGGGTGTGAGSGNILARLWGMEYDKIKTPNGVSNISSSEMLRGIGVMIPLNYFKYDIWNLDANDMRNSKYNIRREFYYDNPADPEYYGKKILTGRDAKGKLVVAKADGTLTSQVLDTTRGYYPWIRKIDGIAFNNDVTLGQTPNEVIKMRLAETYLLRAEAYFRKGNPGDAKTDINTVRSRAHATPITADQVSIDFILDERARELVIEEPRRRTLVRMGVLYDRVRKYNPSSAGTIRPINLLWPIPQSVINSNTGAVIAQNPGY; translated from the coding sequence TTGGGAAGTTGTAAAGATTCTTTCCTGGACGAACTCCCGCTGGATAGATTTAGTCCGGAGGTATTGCTGGTTGATTCAGCAGGATTTGAAACAACCCAGGCGGCGCTGTATTATGCTGCCCGGCAGGAAGTAACACTAGGCGGCGTGAACTTCGACTATATGAATTTAGGCACCGATATATGTGATTGGGGGCGGCCGGACAGCAGGGGTTTTAAAGATTATACCCTGCTAAATTCTGAATATGATCCCGTAAATACTTATTGGAACTGGGGATATAAAGACATGATCAGGCAAACTAACCTGATCCTTGATAACCTGGAAGATCCCAGGGCCCGGTTGTCAGCAACAGCAAAAGCAGCTTTCTCAGGACAGGCAAAATTCTTCAGAGCCTATGCCTATAATGTGCTGGTGAATTTATATGGGGGCGTTCCGATTGTAGATCACCAGATTACTGAACCTAAATTTGATTTCCAGCGTGCTACGAAAGTAGAAGTCCTTCAATTTATCAGGAAGGACCTGGAAGAAGCCGGATCAGAGTTGCCTGTTACGGCCAATGAATCAAACGGAAGAATCTATAAAGCAGCCGCCTATCACCTGCTGGCAGAAGTTTATATCAGTTTGGGAATAGAAACAGGAGACGCTTCTTTTTATGACCAGGCCATCGCAGCAGCCAGTAAAGTTATCAACGGAGAAGTAGGCGATTATAAACTAATGACCGCGCGGTTCGGAGACTTAACACGGGAAGGAGATGTTTTTTCCGATCTGTTCTGGACCAATCAACAAAACCGGTCGTCCGGCAACCTGGAAGTAATATGGGCCCTGCAATTTGAAAGCTTTACCATTGGCGGAGGAACAGGCACCGGCGCCGGATCCGGCAATATTCTCGCCCGTTTATGGGGAATGGAGTATGATAAAATCAAGACACCGAATGGTGTTTCCAATATTTCCTCCAGTGAAATGCTGAGAGGTATTGGTGTCATGATCCCGTTGAATTATTTCAAGTACGACATCTGGAACCTGGATGCTAACGACATGAGAAATTCAAAATATAATATCCGGCGGGAATTTTATTATGATAACCCGGCAGATCCGGAATATTATGGCAAAAAAATCCTTACCGGCAGAGATGCCAAAGGCAAGCTGGTTGTGGCAAAAGCAGATGGAACACTTACCAGCCAGGTACTGGATACCACCCGTGGATATTATCCCTGGATCAGGAAAATTGATGGCATTGCTTTCAACAATGATGTAACACTCGGACAAACACCCAATGAAGTGATAAAAATGAGACTGGCAGAAACCTATTTGTTAAGGGCCGAAGCCTACTTCAGAAAGGGAAATCCGGGAGATGCCAAAACAGATATAAATACCGTTAGAAGCCGGGCACACGCCACGCCTATCACTGCCGACCAGGTCAGCATCGACTTTATCCTGGATGAACGCGCCAGGGAACTGGTTATTGAAGAGCCACGCAGAAGAACATTGGTGAGGATGGGTGTATTATACGATCGTGTCCGTAAATACAATCCTTCTTCTGCCGGCACCATCCGGCCCATTAATCTGCTCTGGCCAATACCTCAGAGCGTTATCAACTCCAATACAGGTGCTGTAATAGCACAGAATCCAGGTTATTAA